The genome window TCCCAAGTTGACGCTTCTCGGGGATGCCACGTATTATACGCTGACCCGACTGGCTTGGCCCTTGGCTCTCTGTTGGATTGTCTTCGCCTGCATGGAGGGATATGGCGGTATGGCCAATAGCTTCCTCTCCTCTCCACTGTGGCAGCCGCTCTCCAAGCTCTCCTACGCCGTCTACGTGTGGCACATTCTCATCCAGGAAGTGAATGTTCGACGCACTCAAACAAGCACCTATTTCTCCGACTACGAAATGGTGAGTGCCTTAAATCGAATTGCTATTTTCCGAATTGTGAAGTCCtttaaatcgaatttttttaaatttatgaaattcttTAAATCGGATTCGAATCGTATTTCGCAGATGCTCAAATTCTGGTCGGACTTTGGTTTCACTGTACTGGTCGCCTATGCTACCTACATTACCATTGAGGCGCCTCTAGGTGGCTTGGAAAGTCTTCTTCTTTCCACCCGCAAATCCACTCCTAATCCTAGTCCGGCTGCCAAGGAAGTTCGAGAGATTGTCACAGAGAAGTCTTCGGTATTAGACGTAAACTCTACTGATGTGGAAGCCGCTCCAACAATACCGACAATAACTACTCCAACACTGAGTGCCTAATCTTAACCTCACAATTTAGAACTGTGTTGAGCAGCCAGCAACTTTATTTGACACAGCAGCTGCGCTGCTTCGAGTCGAGACGCTGAACACAATTAATTTGATGTCAAAAACTGCTGTAGATGTTTTTTCAGAATGTTTGCAGAAATTGGCTGTCCATTCCTGGAAATAGAACTTAAAGTAAACTTAAgttatgtataaatttagCTCGTGCTCGATTCTGACTTGGATTTCTCATCTTCAGGACAACTTATTTCATTTGACAGCTATTTTTAAGTCTTGAGAAACCAGcctatctttatttttttttgtatttttttaactatttattttatactagaacataccctgtaaacagcTCTgacttataataaaatatactaaaaacataaaatactataacaaattaatatttggtATGAAGTgcagtaaaatataaataaataaaatactgcatacttttaggctttGTTGAAATTTAAGGGAGAACTGTCAGTTACTCGTATTATGAgtaactataataaaaaaaagcgatttCTAAAGTACACAATATTTGccttcaatattttatatttatagataagaAAGTTGTAAGggaagaaaataaatgaaattgagaagcaatattattttctaagtttctaatcttttttttctcgacgcattttatAGACAAAGAATTATCTTATGAATACCcatagatattttattttattgctgatCAAAGTCGGCAGAAAAAAATAGGACCGTATTTTTCTGAGAAAATATGGGATATTCTGGAAACAgaataaactttattatatatttattattatatattaaattatattattataccctgtggCCAATAaaaatgaccaaaaaaaaaaagaaacaatatttttattttggtgtgtttttttttaattttaacatttttttccctattacaaattttcaacaaatgtaaattttgaattgtgGAAAAgagtgataaaaaaaaaacagaaacaaaaagtacacaaaatatatttttttaatttaaaaaaggggTAATAATCACTATTATCGTGTAAGATCAAAAGTACAGGGTACCAGCTAGTCGAGCAGccagaaagagaaaaagttTTGAATGCCGAATCTTGAACTTGAAGTgctttgttaatttatttattactatgTTGTAAAGTCGTCAGCGAAAACAGAGAGAGTTGCAAAAGAAGAAACAAAGAGAAGAATGCGATgtgaagaaaaaaagaatgaaataaaGAGAAGGTCAAGAGTCAAGCCATAAAAAGCAGTTGCAATTTCAAAACCGAAACCAAATCCAAAGTGAACCGCAAGATAATGAGTATCTCGATAATTGCATTAATCCTGTGCATGCTGATGCAGTGCATCCAGGGACAAACTCCTGCTTCAAGTCCGTTGCCGATTGCGAATCCCTTGGCGGGTCAAGGCTTCGACTTGGGTCGCCTCTTTGGCGGTCGCAGTGGAGAACCGGTTTGGACACTGATCGATAAGAACTTGCCACAAGTGCAACAGATGATCGACAGTACGAAGGAGAACTGCATGGCGAAGCTGGGAATGAAGGCGCCACAGAGATCCCTCATCCGGGAAACCCGACCCACTCCCAAGGAGAAATGCCTGGTCGAGTGTGTGCTCAAGGGCATCAAGATTGTAAGTactacaatttaataataataataatattaataataataataatatatgagAAGGCAACTGTAATCGTTATAggtttttttagaaaaattacattaatttcaatttttatttataaacttacATTACAATGGTTAATTTTGagctatattttatataatcataatacaataattatttgattatttttgcagaacaatttttattattactttgaCTTCttcatacatttaaaaatgcaaaatttataaataataataatcactATTGttggtaaaaaataaaaggtcagggaatttattttctttgataaaaaaattaatacttaCAATAcaatgattaattttgagctatattttatataataataatataataattactcCTTGACTATTATTTGACTTCAAAaacaatgattatttttgctgaacaattttaattattattttgacttcttcatacatttaaaaatgcaaaatttataaataaaaataatcacttTTGttggtaaaaaataaaaggttagggaatttattttctttgcttaaaaaaattaatacttaCAATACaatgattaatttttgagctttattttatataataataatataataattacttcTTGAGTATGATTTGACTTCAAAAACCATgatttttgctcaaaaattttaactattatatTGACTTCTTCATGCatctaaaaatgcaaaatttataagtaaaacTAATCACTAttgttgattaaaataaaaggtcaGAGAAACTGTTTtctttgctaaaaaaaaagtgattaaTGTTTAAGCTTTAAGCTGTAAATTATAACACAaaattagtatttttattttaagtaaattgatataataaaaaacaacaagataATCATTCTTAACAGTCGCTGTTTCAACTAAAAGTTGCAGTGTTCACTCGATATATGCACaagcttaacattttttttttctatctttcTTATATTCCTATTTTTTCCCCCAATTTCCTTACTGGTTCCCTCTGAAGATGGACAGCGATAAGAATCGATTGAATCTGCGTCGTGTGGAGGAGCTGACAAGTCTCGTCACGGAAGATAATAAAATGGCGATTGCCTTGGGTTGCAGTCTCGCCCAGATCTGCAATCGATCCATCAGCACAAATAAACCCTGCGAGGCGGCTCATCAATTGAATCAGTGCATCGGACGACATCTGGAGAACAATAGGGTCAAGTTGcactggtaaaaaaaaaatagaccgGACCTAGCACCAATCCCAAAAGCATtgggaaattaattttagaaataaatattattctataacatttattattatatttattattcttgaTTCTGttgatttaacaaataaactaaatgaataaatgatacaatttttgaataaaaatttatttgatttccaAGATACCCCtttaaaaattagaatatCTTGTCTCAATActaatattttctaataaaacttaaaaattgagAGAACTTAAtgctgtttaaataaaaatgtaaagtttgCTGCATTCtagataaaataatactaattaaaataatattaattaaattttataaaaaaaataaagcaaattaaaactttatctaattctttcaaaattaaaatttttaaggttTTTCCGTTCTTTCAGAAACATTTCCGCCCGCgaaaagtttttaagatagTTCTCAAATTCTTCTGCTTCTCTtaatagtttagttttttgcCTTAGCTCTTATTTGCGTTACcttttaaaaagcaaattatgcttaaatttatgtaatctTTTATTTCTAAGACTTTGTTATGACTTCTTGCAAACTGAACTCAAACCTTACGAGCTAGGAGCTTAAAATTTGTGCACAACATAGCtaggaaatttttaaattacttggAATCGAACTTGGATCGctagaagaaaaaaatgaaatcttaaatcgtttttttttttacatttttaatgaaatttaattttgacactgttgatttgaaaaaatttgttgttttgaaattaatgtgTTGTGCGGCCCGGGTTCAAATTAATACATATCAATTTCCTGGCTAGGTGAAGGACTTTTGTTCCTCTCGCTAGCCTAAAGACAGGAATAATGTACGAATTAATGACTATTTTagaaaagttgaaaagttgGGCAAATTATTAGCTAACCTGGCGACGAAATTCATCTTTCTTGGCGTCCGGCAGACGATACCAAGCGGCGGCTCCTCTCAAGACAAGTTCCTGTGGCTGCAGGCCGTTGTGTTTGATTCGATAATCACGAAGGAATTGAATGTAGCCCTGGCTGTGAATCGGACCTGCATATGGGGcattattttgaaatcttatattattattattataagaatttcttataaattacCGCAGAGGGTCTGATCCCTGGGCTTTGAGCATCGTGGTTTGCAACTTTTGCGCTTTGCGGAACATCTTGTGGTGGCACATTTGGGTTTGGCAGCGCAGCTGGGTTTCGATTTTCGAGCACACTTCGGTTTAGCGGCACATTTGGGTTTCGCTCTAGCGGCACATTTCGGTTTAGCGGCACATTTGGCCTTTCGTGGCTTACGAGCGCACTTCGGTTTTGCCGCGCACTTCGGCTTACGCTTCGCGGCACAACGGGCCTTCGGTCGGGCCCGACGTTTCGAACAGCAGGCATCGCCATCCATTAGCATCGGTAGCCCATCGGTATcggcatcgacatcgacatcgacatcggtAATTTCCGTTCGACTGTCCGAATCGCTACGCCTGGGCGCATATTTAAGTCTTTGGGCTTCGCTCAAACGATTCCAAGCACGGCACAAGTTAATGGTTAGGTCTATGAAATCCAAGCCAAATTGATTTTCGGCATATTCCCGGGCAAATTGCACATAGGGGCTATTAGCCACAGTTTTGTATGACATTCTTGATGTTGCACGTTCAGCCATCGTGTCCTGAAAAAGACAGTCAAGAAAATGTCCCAAAAAAAGGATGCTTCGTACACTTAcctcaaataataatatcttcGTCGTTATATtttcagaaaaatatataaaatattttgtataaaaaaaatttaaaataaaatgtagaaaatgtagaaaatgtTAGATCTACACCGATTGGGTTGTTTGAGTATACTAAAACTATTCAGAGATTGTTTCCTAAGGTACACTAAAATCAGTTGGAGAGGcctgctttgtttttattttttttttttggatttacaAATGTTGAATTTCGACtgctttgttttaaaatttttggaattacaaaaattgaattcagACTTTGCTTTTATGTTCTttggaattaaaaaattgtaattttaatgcaaatagtcaaaaatgtattaatacaaaataatatttaaatgttgaataCTTTTCTTTATGCTccactaattaaatattttcattcccaagcttaataaattgaattaagctcatttataaatgaatatgCTTTCAACCTTGCCACTTGTTTCGATTTCGAACTATTcctattttttctttgcaatttttaagCCCAGTTCTCAATGGGGAAAAAATCGAGTCGGCACTCAATCggcaaataatacatatatattggttctcttttccaaatatcattttttaattggagTTCTAAAAGGTGTAgggttgaaaaaaaatttgattttcaattaaattatgttttaatgcagaattaagTTAAGTCAAGCAATGgtgaaacaattttttattaaaattgtataacagcttgactttataaaattgtcttagctatgttgAGTGAAAACTTCAACCTCCTAGGACTTACGGCTTGGGCTATGCAGTGATCAGTCAGTAaatgagtcaggacaaagagttttctTTACATCTAGGGATACAAAGGAATTTGGCTATCCAATTAAATTTGTCCAAACTTCGactttcttatatttttgcttaacttTTGTATGCTTAGTattatttgtcaaaattaaatttatcaaaactaTGATTTCTTGGattatttctttattcaaAGCCTGTGCATGATTAGGAACCAAAATAATCACAAGTCACGTCaataatgtatgtacatatatagggGAACCAGGATCTAGAATTTAAGGGCACTACAATAACTATAGGGTATTTTTAAGGTATCAATccatgaaataattataaaaaaaaaattcattaactGTGAATCATATGCGCCTGAAAGCAACGTCTGGAGTGGGTGTGGTTGAGGGCGTGGTGGTGGAGATGGGCGTGGCATTAGGACTATTCCTTGATGTCGGGTATTTTGTAGTCGGCTTGGCGCATCTCTCGCAACATGCACATGGCAACGGTATGCGCAACTTCGCACCTAATGAAAGAATACATCAATTaatgaacattttaaaaatgcatgtAATGGATCCTTAAAAGGGATTCCAATTGGAAGAGTTACTCACTCATCGGTAATGCCATTTGCCTGATTGCAAGTGTCGACTATTTTCTGGGATTGTTCATTCTTATCGGGATACATCATGTTCATCATATCCACCGTCTTGGTGGCATTATACTTCGTACTCCCCTCGCCCATCACATCGAACTGCTGCAGCAGGCACCTCCGGAAGCACTTGCTTTCATGCGATGGCTGCTCCTTGTTCATCACCACCTCCTCCATTTGATCTGCCCAAtgcaaaatatcaataaacatattatataagaaatcaaaaaatgtttttgaacaAGTaggcggttacagtcgagcacgctcgacagtaggatactttgtgcccaggtactctgtactgaaatcgattttcaaccaattgttcccatggcagctatatgatatatagagccaaattaaaccaactttggtcagattgtacagtttggttaggatatctcaagaaacaaaaaacttcTTCATACTAAAGTTGATCTTTGACCGAccagtcctatgacagctatatga of Drosophila innubila isolate TH190305 chromosome X, UK_Dinn_1.0, whole genome shotgun sequence contains these proteins:
- the LOC117793294 gene encoding uncharacterized protein LOC117793294, which gives rise to MSISIIALILCMLMQCIQGQTPASSPLPIANPLAGQGFDLGRLFGGRSGEPVWTLIDKNLPQVQQMIDSTKENCMAKLGMKAPQRSLIRETRPTPKEKCLVECVLKGIKIMDSDKNRLNLRRVEELTSLVTEDNKMAIALGCSLAQICNRSISTNKPCEAAHQLNQCIGRHLENNRVKLHW
- the LOC117788537 gene encoding uncharacterized protein LOC117788537 gives rise to the protein MAERATSRMSYKTVANSPYVQFAREYAENQFGLDFIDLTINLCRAWNRLSEAQRLKYAPRRSDSDSRTEITDVDVDVDADTDGLPMLMDGDACCSKRRARPKARCAAKRKPKCAAKPKCARKPRKAKCAAKPKCAARAKPKCAAKPKCARKSKPSCAAKPKCATTRCSAKRKSCKPRCSKPRDQTLCGPIHSQGYIQFLRDYRIKHNGLQPQELVLRGAAAWYRLPDAKKDEFRRQASERNKSPSPSQEIDMY
- the LOC117788658 gene encoding uncharacterized protein LOC117788658, with the translated sequence MTMAKQETRLTNLLMVLACISITWMGMELGLVQADDQSEETSMTLSEVTEMLQPFAQSCEPVPTKDQMEEVVMNKEQPSHESKCFRRCLLQQFDVMGEGSTKYNATKTVDMMNMMYPDKNEQSQKIVDTCNQANGITDECEVAHTVAMCMLREMRQADYKIPDIKE